Genomic segment of Clostridium sp. Marseille-P299:
ATGCTAGATTTGGCGATCCTGAAACACAAGTTGTACTGCCTCGAATGAAAACAGATATTGTAGATGTTTTTGAAGCTTGTATTGATGGAAAATTAAAGGATGTAGAGCTTGAATTCGAAGATAATGCAGCAGTGTGTGTAGTTTTAGCCTCTGAGGGATATCCGGAAGCATATGAAAAAGGTTTTCCTATCCATGGACTTGAAAATTTTGAAGGAAAAGATGGATATTATGTATTCCATGCTGGCACGAAAAAGATGGATAATGATATTGTAACAAATGGTGGTCGTGTGCTTGGGGTTACTGCCACTGGTAAGGATTTAAAAGAGGCAAGAAAGAATGCCTATGAAGCTACTGAATGGATATCTTTTAAAAATAAATACAAAAGAAATGATATTGGAAAATCTATAGATGAGTTCCAGTCATAAGCTTTTTGAGGCTTTAATAGCAATAAATTTGATTAATAGTGGAATTTAGAGAATGCATAATCAGCAATTAATATACAATTGGTGATTATGCATTTTCTTTTTCAATTAAAATAATTTCTATTATGACAAAATATCAGAAATATGCAAAAAAAATGCCATACAAGTGCCATAACTCTTGCCTAATATATTAAAAGATTGTAGAATAAAGTAAGTTAAGCGAATCGGAATGAAAGGGTTAGAGAAAATTATGGAATTTAAGTATAAGAAACTGCTGATGGTATTGTTGTGTATTAGTTTGGTGATACCACAGTTGATATCACCATTATCTAGGACGGTATTTGCAGCAACAACTGGGAAATGTACGGCAACTTCTTTATTCATACGTACAGGCCCTGGTACAAATCATGATAAAGTATTAGTAGATACGGCAGAAGCGTATCTTGTAAAGGACCAAGAAGTAACTATTTTAGGTGAGAAAGATGGTTGGTATCAAATTCAAGCAACTTTTTTAGGACAACCTGTTGAGGGTTATTGCTTGGGTACATATATAAAAACAGTTGAAGATTCCACCACTGAGACTCCGACACAGGCACCAACGCAAGCTCCAAAGCCAACGGAAGCGCCAACACCAACAGAGGCACCTGTGACTTCAACAAAAGTTTCATATAAACTTTCTATTTCTGCAAAGATTACAGCCAATGAGTTGAATTTAAGAAAGCAGGCAACAAAGAATGGAACAGTTGTAGCAACCCTTAAAAAAGGTGCAGTTGTTACAATTACTTCAGGAAAGTCAAACGGAACAGAAAAGTGGTACTATGTAACTGCTAAAGTGGATAATAAAACCGTAAAAGGTTATGTGCTAAGTGATTATGTTGCATGTACGTTTGGTACAGGATTTTATGCGAAAATGAAAGCAAATGTAACATTGTCTTCGAAAGCAGGGACTTCAACAGCGGTAACCGTAGGTGGTAAGAAGGTAACAGTAAAGAAAGCGGATATCGTTTGGGTAAGTGCTGAGGAAACCGTGGCGGGAGAAAAGTGGTTTCGTGTAGGGATTACATATCAAGGAAAAACAGTAAGAGGATATGTTAAGTCTAGTCAACTTATACTTTTAGGTAAGAAGGTAACAACAACGGTTACTACAACGCCAACACCGACACCAACACCTGTTCCTACACAGGCTCCAACGGAAACACCAGATTCCTCTGAAAGTACAATTGAGAGTAAGAACTTAAGTTTACCTGCTACAGTAAATGCAAGCGGAGTAAATCTTAGAAAAGATGCATCAGCGAGCAGTACAAAACTTGCAACGATGGACAACAAAACAGCAGTGACTGTTTTAGGTACAAAGAAGAGTGGATCGGAAATTTGGTATCAAATTTCTGTTAAAGTGAATGGAAAGACTACAAAAGGATATGTCCTTAGTAATTATATAACTTTTACATTTAAGACTGGTTTTTACGGTGTTATTAGTGAAGCCAAGATTGGAATGCAAAAAACTGCGGGAGCAGGTGGCGCTAGTGTAACACTTAGCAATGGAAAAGCAGTATCTCTTACGAAAGGGACGAACGTTTGGATTAGCGCTGAAAAAACTGTAGGCGGTGAAAAGTGGTTCCTTGTTGGGATTACGATAGAAGGAAAAGCAACGAGGGGTTACGTGAAAGCAAGCAGCTTAACGATTACTGGTAAGAAAACAACCGAAACAGTTAAGCCAACACCAACACCGACTCCAACACCAACGCCTGGCAATACTGTTGATGATAAGGAAGATTTTCAGATACCAGGAATTGTAACAGCGAATACTCTTAATCTAAGAGAAGAAGCATCCGCTAGTAGTAATAAATTAGGAACGTTAACAAATAATACTAAAGTTACAATTTTAAATGAGAGTGATGTGAATTCAGAAACTTGGTATCGCGTTGCTACAGAGATTAATGGTAAATCTCAGATTGGATATGTATTAAGTACGTATGTTAAATTAACATTGAAGGATACAGTACCTGCAGAAGTTGCTAGTAAGAGTCTTAATCCAAGAATAGCTGCGAAATCATCCGCTGCTTACGTTAAGAATAAGGCTGGTAACATTGTATCTCTTGAATCTGGAGCAAACATTACAATTATAGCGGAACAAACAGTAGGTGCAGATAAATGGTTTAAGATAAAAGCTACGGTGAGTAAAGAAACCATAGAAGGCTATGTTCTTGCTAGTGATATTAATTTTAGTGTAACATCTACTTCGGTAACACCAACACCATTACCAACAGTTACACCAGAACCAACGGTAACTCCAGAACCTACCAAAACTCCAGAGGCAACGGTTACGCCAGAACCGACAATCATACCAAGTCCAACGGTAACAACAGCACCGACTCCAACACCAGTAACAGAAGTATTTTCAGGTACAGGGTTGATTAAAGATGCAAGTGCTCTTGCAGTAAAGGTAGATCCAGGATATAGCAGTTCTTTTGTAAATGATGAAAATGGAAATCCAATTTTATTAAGTGCTGGAAAAGTAATTTCTCTTCACGGCTATGCATATAAGGATTCCTTAAAATGGTATCATATTAGTTTTGATAATAATGGTATCGAATATTATGGATATGTAGTTGAAAAATATGTAGAAATAGATTCAGGATCCATTGAGGATGGAAATTCTAGTATACCTGGGAATGGAAATAGCAGTGTAGACTTTGAAACAAAGTTAAACAATGAAGGATTCCCTGAAAGTTATAAAGTATACCTACGTCAATTACATCAAATGTATCCAAACTGGGAATTTACAGCATATCATACAGGTTTGGATTGGAATACTGTAATTGAAAAACAAGGAGTAGCTGGAAAGAATTTAATTACAAATAGTAAAGGAATTGGCTGGAAGTCATTAGAGACTGGTGCCTATAACTGGAAAACAGACAGTTTTATTGTATATGATGGCTCCACATGGGTTACAGCTTCCAAAGAGGCGATTGCTTATTATATGGATCCAAGAAATTTCTTAACGGAAAATGGTATCTTCCAGTTTGAGCATCTAGCTTATAAGCCAACTTATCAGAACTTAGCTGGTGTAGAAAATATTCTTAAGAATACACCACTTTACAAGACAAATTACACGTATACTGATGACGCTGGAATAACTCAGACAATTTCCTATGGTACAACATTTATGAGAGCAGCTGAATATTCTGGAGTAAGTCCATATCACTTAGCTTCTCGTGTAAAACAAGAGGTTGTAACTGGAACCAACAGTTTAAGTAATAGCGTTTCAGGAACGTTTTCAGGCTTTGAAGGATTATTTAACTTTTACAATATAGGTGCGTATCACAGTACGGTTGCAGGTGGTGCAATTGCGAATGGATTGAAGTATGCGAAAAATGGTAGTACAAATGCTACTTTGAATGCAAATTCATTGATACCTTGGAATAATCGCTATCGTGCTATTGTAGGAGGAGGCTATATTATTGGTAATTCTTATATTAGTAAAGGCCAGGATACGATTTATTTACAAAAGTTTAATGTGACCCCAACTTCAACCCACTCACATCAATATATGGCAAATGTTGAGGCTCCATATGCAGAAAGTAAAAAAGTATTTGCTGCATATTCGGATGTAAGTAGCTCACCAATTGTATTTTCAATACCAGTATATCTTAATATGCCAGCAACAGCATGTGCTGCGCCTAGCAACGGGGCAAATCCAAACAACTGGCTAAAAACATTAAAAGTACAGGATATTGAAGGAAATGATTTAGGATTAACACCAACATTTGATATTAGTAAAGATCAGGAATATACGCTTATTGTTGATTCTTCCTGTGAAGGTATTAATGTTATTGCAACATCAGTAAGTACAAAAGCAAGTGTTCGTGGAACTGGCTATGTTGTTTTACAATATGGAGAAAATCCTATTACTGTAAGCGTTACAGCTGAAAATGGTGATGTTAGAAATTATGTAATAACGATTGTCAGAGGATATTAATAGAGTTCGTTAATTTATAGAGGTTGTCTTTAAACATGAATCAACAAATGGATTTTTGTGTTTCTCGTTTAAAGGCGACCTTTTATAATTTTTATAAAAATAAATATTAATTTGAAGTGTACATATTTTGTTTCTAAAAAATCAAAAAATAATCTGCTTATTGCAGTATGGAGGTTCAAATGAAGACAATAAAGAAAAGTATAATTTGTTTAATTACAAGCATATTGCTTATCATATCAGCTTTATTACCAAAAGAAGTAGTAAAAGCAGCCAGTTCAACCGTATATTTTGAAACCGATGAAACTACGTTAACTGTTGGGAATACAATATCTATATATTTATGTGTAGATTCAGATGTAACATTAGGAGATTTTGAGGGCTTTATTTCATACAATGCAGATATAATAGAGTATGTGAGTGGAGCAAGTTGCATTACTGGTGGAGATGGCGTATTAAAGGTATATGACTATGGCGCATCAACGACAAATACACGAAAATATATTTTAAATTTTAAAATAATTGATGTTGGTAGCTCAGAACTTAATGTTACTGAGGCTGTAGCTTACGAGTACGAGAGTGGAGATGCAATGTCTTTATCTAGCACACCTCTTAAAATAAATACGACTGCACCAAAAACAGCATCTGAAAATACAATGTTAGAAACACTAAAAATAAGTCCAGGGACCTTAACTCCTAGTTTTGATCCAGAGGTTTATGTCTATAATACTGAAGTAGATGCAAATACACAAAATTTAATTTTAAGTGCGTTGGCACAGGATGTAGAGGCAAAAGTAAAGATTACAGGGAATCAGAATTTAGTACCAGGTAGTAATAAAGTTGTTATTGAAGTAGTTGCAGAGGCAGGAAATACAAAGGAATATGTGATTACAGTCAATAAGGAAGAGAAAGTAGAAGATAAGGAAGAAGTAAATGAATCAAAGGACTCCAATGACAATGGGCAAAACGAATGGAGATTTCAAGCAAGCAATATTAATGGAGTCGTTCAAATTTCTGGTCAATATTATTTTACAGTACCAAAGAATGCAAATGGGGTTGAAATTCCAAAGGGTTATGAAAGAAGCGATTTTGTATTAGATGGGATTACAATTCCTGCATATCAAAAAGAAGGAACTACAGATAGTGATTATCTGCTTTTAGTACTAACCAACGAAGCTGGGGAAACAGGATTATATCGATATGACCGTATAGAGAAGACAGTTCAAAGATATCCAGATGAGAAAATAGTGCTATCTAACCCCTCAGATGAATCCTATGAAATCGCAGAACTATCAGAGCTTGTTCGTGATTACAAAGAAAATTTAAGTCAGCTAGCTTTAATTATAGCGTTATTGATCGCTTTATCGGGTATATTACTTATTGGTTTGATACATTTTTATATTAAGTCAAAAGGTATGAAGTCGGACGATTTAGATTAGAATTGACAATGTGTTTGTTTTGTTATATTATTAATATAACAGCTAAAACAAATCTCAGAGGATGAAATATCGGAGGTGTAACTGTGATAGTTAGAATAGATTTTAATAGTGATGAAGCTATTTATATTCAGCTAAGGAATCAAATAATTTTAGGGATTGCAAATTCAGAAATTAGAGATGGAGATAATTTACCATCTGTTCGAGAATTAGCTGACAACATTGGCATAAACATGCATACTGTAAATAAAGCATATACTATATTAAAGCAAGAAGGATATGTGAAGTTAGATAGAAGAAAAGGCGCTGTAATATCACTTGATTGTGATAAAATCCGTGTTAAAAATGAACTAATTGGACAAATGCGTGTATTAATGGCGCAAGCCATTTGTAAGGACATTAGTAGTGAAGAGATACACGAAATAGTAGATAATATTTATAAAGAGTTTATGGACCAATCTAAAAGTTGAAAGATTTTAGATAAGTAGTCATGGCATGATTACTATTTTAATTGTAAATATGCCAAAATGATGATAAAGGAGGCGTTTTTATGTTATGTGATGTTTGCAACAAAAGAGAAGCAAAAATATATTATACTGAAATAGTTAATGGCAAGAAGAAAGAACAACACTTATGCGAGGAATGTGCAGCAGAACATACCTCTTTTAAGATAAAAAACCCTATTACAAATCAAGAGTTTACCATAGGGGGCTTACTATCAGGAATACTTGAAAGTTATAGCACATCGGATAATAAAGAAGAAAGTTCATCCGAGGTAACTTGTATAAAATGCGGATTGAAATATAGTGAATTTTTAAATCATGGAAAGTTTGGTTGCGCAGGGTGCTATCATAGCTTTGGTAAAATGTTACCAAAGAGCTTTCGCAGTATTCACGGTGCTGAATTACACACTGGTAAGAGACCAAAAGGTTATATTAGTGAAACCAATCGCATCGTGAATAGTTTATCAGAATATGAGAAACTATCCATACAATTACAGCGAGCTATTGAACAAGAGGAATTTGAAGAAGCAGCAAAAATTAGGGATGCGATGAAAGCAATAAAAAATAATGAAGTAGAACCATCCAATCACGAACACCAAGGGTGTTAAATTTATAAGAACTTAATACGTGTTACTTTCTTTAAATGTTGTGTCGCCTTAGGAGGCGAAATGGGAGGCAGTGTGATAATTGAAAATCTAGTTTCACACGCAGGTTTGTGCTTGCGCACCACAAACTTGTTATGCACAAAGAACGTGTGCAAGAATGGGGATTAATATGCAAAAATGGTATGAAACAGAGGTTGATAAGAAAAATGTAGTTATCTCTAGTCGAATCCGTTTAGCAAGAAATTTAAAAAATTATTGTTTTCAAGAGAAACTAAAGGATGAAGACGCACAAGAATTAGTATCAGAGATAATGAGCATTAAAAATGACCTGGAAAAAAGCGAGGGTACAGAATATAATAGCTTTCAAGTGAATAAACTAGCAGATCTTGAGAAAGCATCCATGGCAGAATATCATATGATATCACCATTACTTTCAGGGAAAAAGCAAAGCACAGGTCTACTAAGCTCACAAGACCAAGGAATGAGTATTATGATCAACGAAGAAGATCACATACGAATTCAAGCAGTTAGTAGTGGGATGAGTATGAAAAAGGCGCTTGAAAGAGCTGAAAAAATAGACGATATTATTAGCGAAAAGTTTGAATATGCATTTGATGATAAATTTGGATATTTAACTTCTAGTCCTGCAAATGTTGGAACTGGGCTAAGAGCTTCTTATTTATTATTTTTACCTGCACTTACAATGGCGGGGAAAATACAAAAATTATCGGATGAAATTGAAAAGTATGGAGCTGTAATTCGTGGTGTTTATGGTGAAGAAAAAGATCATTTAGGTAATATATATCAGATCTCAAACAAAAAAACATTAGGAAGTAAAGAAAGCGAAATTGTTGAGAGTTTGACTCATATTGTGAAACAGGCAGTGGAACAAGAAAAGAAGAGAAGAGAATACTTGCTAACTGTAAACGGAGATGAGATTGAAGATAAGGTTTATCGCTCTTACGGTGTTTTAAAATATGCCAAGAGATTAAATACGATGGATGCCATGACATTGTTAGCACAATTAAAATTAGGTGTTGATACTGATTTAATAAAATTAAAAGAAGATAAGAACATTTTTCAGATGATGTTGGAGATACAACCGGCAAATCTACAAAAGATAATAGGAAAAAGTATTGCTAGTAACGAAAGAGATTTTTATCGTGCAGAGTATCTTAATCATGCACTTCCAGAATTAATTCTTTCGTGAGTTTACTGGTATAAACCTGATTTAGAATTTCGAGTGTCAAAAACTTTTGACACTCGAAATGTTACATTGTAAAATACAACTATATAATAGGATCAAAAAAAGTTCCTATCATCAAATGAATGGTGCCAAAACAGCACCTTTTATCAGAAGTTAAAAGACACTTCTATTAGACCATATATCATAATACGAAAGGAATTCGATGATGAATGATAGATTTACAGAGAATGCGAGAGATGCAATAAATTCTGCAACTGACACTGCCTATCGATTATCACATAATTATATTGGAACAGAACATTTATTGATAGGGCTGTTAAGAGTAGATGGAGTTGCATCCAAAGTATTAGAAGCAAACGGCGTTGATGAAGAAAAAGTACTTGAATTAGTAAATCAACTAATTGCGCCAAATACTACAGTGAATACCCTTGGTTCCAATGGGTTTACAGGTAGAGCAAAGAATATCATAGAGCAAAGTGGACGAGAAGCAAGACGTATGAATGCTTCTTTAATTGGAACAGAACATATATTAATCGCACTTATAAAAGAATCTGATTGTATTGCAGTACGTCTTTTAAATACACTTGGTATTAATATTCAAAAGCTTTATATGGATACATTAGCATCTACAGGAGTAGATATAAATGCAGCCAAAAGCGAATATGCTATGAGCAAAGGCAAAAACAAAGGAAAGTCTCAAACTCCAACGTTAGATCAGTATAGTAGAAATTTAACAGACTATGCCAAGGAAGGAAAATTAGATCCTGTCATTGGTCGTGAGGTAGAGATTCAAAGAGTAATACAAATTTTAAGCAGAAGAACAAAGAATAATCCTTGCTTAGTTGGTGAACCTGGTGTTGGTAAAACAGCAATTGCAGAAGGTTTAGCACAAAAAATAGTAGATGGTGATGTACCTGATACAATCAAAGATAAAAGAGTAGTTACTTTAGATTTATCTGGAATGGTTGCTGGCTCTAAATATCGTGGTGAATTTGAAGAAAGAATTAAAAAAGTAATATCAGAAGTTATGTATGATGGCAATGTGTTGCTGTTTATCGATGAACTTCATACGATTATCGGAGCAGGCGGAGCAGAAGGTGCCATCGATGCATCTAATATTTTAAAACCATCCTTAGCAAGAGGTGAATTACAATTAATCGGTGCAACAACAAGAAATGAGTATCGCAAATATATTGAAAAAGATGCTGCACTAGAGAGACGTTTTCAGCCAGTAGTTGTTGAGGAACCAAGTGAGGAAGAAGCAATTAAGATTTTAAAGGGCTTACGTACTAGCTATGAAGCTCATCACAATGTTGAGATATTAGACGAAGCAATTGTTGCAGCAGTAAAATTATCAAGTCGTTACATCAACGATCGTTATCTACCTGACAAAGCCATTGACGTAATTGATGAAGCAGCTTCTAAGGTTCGTTTAAGTACTTATATTGCATCACCTAAGATTAAAGAAATGGAAGAAAAAATAGTAGCTCTTGAAGAAGAAAAAGAATTAGCTATTAAAGAAGAAGCTTTTGAAAAAGCTGGAGCAATTAAAAAACAACAAGATAAATTAAGAGATAACGTAAGTAAACTTAAGATACAAGAAGAAAAAGATAGGGAAGAAAGAAAACTCATTGTTTCTGAGAATGAAATCGCTGATATCATATCTGGATGGACCAAAATACCAGTTCAAAAATTAGAAGAAGGCGAAAGCGAACGTCTTTTAAAACTTGAAGGAATTCTTCATGAAAGAGTGGTAGGTCAAAAAGAAGCTGTTAGTGCAGTGGCTAAGGCGATTCGAAGAGGTAGAGTTGGATTAAAAGATCCAAACCGACCAATTGGTTCTTTCTTATTCCTTGGACCAACAGGTGTTGGTAAAACAGAGCTTTCAAAAACTTTAGCAGAAGCAATGTTTGGGAATGAGAATGCAATGATACGTGTTGATATGTCTGAGTACATGGAAAAGCATAGTGTATCTAAAATGATAGGATCACCTCCAGGATATGTAGGTTATGATGAGGGCGGACAATTAAGTGAAAAAGTTCGTCAAAACCCATACTCCGTTATCTTATTTGATGAAATTGAAAA
This window contains:
- a CDS encoding SH3 domain-containing protein; the encoded protein is MEFKYKKLLMVLLCISLVIPQLISPLSRTVFAATTGKCTATSLFIRTGPGTNHDKVLVDTAEAYLVKDQEVTILGEKDGWYQIQATFLGQPVEGYCLGTYIKTVEDSTTETPTQAPTQAPKPTEAPTPTEAPVTSTKVSYKLSISAKITANELNLRKQATKNGTVVATLKKGAVVTITSGKSNGTEKWYYVTAKVDNKTVKGYVLSDYVACTFGTGFYAKMKANVTLSSKAGTSTAVTVGGKKVTVKKADIVWVSAEETVAGEKWFRVGITYQGKTVRGYVKSSQLILLGKKVTTTVTTTPTPTPTPVPTQAPTETPDSSESTIESKNLSLPATVNASGVNLRKDASASSTKLATMDNKTAVTVLGTKKSGSEIWYQISVKVNGKTTKGYVLSNYITFTFKTGFYGVISEAKIGMQKTAGAGGASVTLSNGKAVSLTKGTNVWISAEKTVGGEKWFLVGITIEGKATRGYVKASSLTITGKKTTETVKPTPTPTPTPTPGNTVDDKEDFQIPGIVTANTLNLREEASASSNKLGTLTNNTKVTILNESDVNSETWYRVATEINGKSQIGYVLSTYVKLTLKDTVPAEVASKSLNPRIAAKSSAAYVKNKAGNIVSLESGANITIIAEQTVGADKWFKIKATVSKETIEGYVLASDINFSVTSTSVTPTPLPTVTPEPTVTPEPTKTPEATVTPEPTIIPSPTVTTAPTPTPVTEVFSGTGLIKDASALAVKVDPGYSSSFVNDENGNPILLSAGKVISLHGYAYKDSLKWYHISFDNNGIEYYGYVVEKYVEIDSGSIEDGNSSIPGNGNSSVDFETKLNNEGFPESYKVYLRQLHQMYPNWEFTAYHTGLDWNTVIEKQGVAGKNLITNSKGIGWKSLETGAYNWKTDSFIVYDGSTWVTASKEAIAYYMDPRNFLTENGIFQFEHLAYKPTYQNLAGVENILKNTPLYKTNYTYTDDAGITQTISYGTTFMRAAEYSGVSPYHLASRVKQEVVTGTNSLSNSVSGTFSGFEGLFNFYNIGAYHSTVAGGAIANGLKYAKNGSTNATLNANSLIPWNNRYRAIVGGGYIIGNSYISKGQDTIYLQKFNVTPTSTHSHQYMANVEAPYAESKKVFAAYSDVSSSPIVFSIPVYLNMPATACAAPSNGANPNNWLKTLKVQDIEGNDLGLTPTFDISKDQEYTLIVDSSCEGINVIATSVSTKASVRGTGYVVLQYGENPITVSVTAENGDVRNYVITIVRGY
- a CDS encoding cadherin-like beta sandwich domain-containing protein — encoded protein: MKTIKKSIICLITSILLIISALLPKEVVKAASSTVYFETDETTLTVGNTISIYLCVDSDVTLGDFEGFISYNADIIEYVSGASCITGGDGVLKVYDYGASTTNTRKYILNFKIIDVGSSELNVTEAVAYEYESGDAMSLSSTPLKINTTAPKTASENTMLETLKISPGTLTPSFDPEVYVYNTEVDANTQNLILSALAQDVEAKVKITGNQNLVPGSNKVVIEVVAEAGNTKEYVITVNKEEKVEDKEEVNESKDSNDNGQNEWRFQASNINGVVQISGQYYFTVPKNANGVEIPKGYERSDFVLDGITIPAYQKEGTTDSDYLLLVLTNEAGETGLYRYDRIEKTVQRYPDEKIVLSNPSDESYEIAELSELVRDYKENLSQLALIIALLIALSGILLIGLIHFYIKSKGMKSDDLD
- a CDS encoding GntR family transcriptional regulator translates to MIVRIDFNSDEAIYIQLRNQIILGIANSEIRDGDNLPSVRELADNIGINMHTVNKAYTILKQEGYVKLDRRKGAVISLDCDKIRVKNELIGQMRVLMAQAICKDISSEEIHEIVDNIYKEFMDQSKS
- a CDS encoding UvrB/UvrC motif-containing protein, with the translated sequence MLCDVCNKREAKIYYTEIVNGKKKEQHLCEECAAEHTSFKIKNPITNQEFTIGGLLSGILESYSTSDNKEESSSEVTCIKCGLKYSEFLNHGKFGCAGCYHSFGKMLPKSFRSIHGAELHTGKRPKGYISETNRIVNSLSEYEKLSIQLQRAIEQEEFEEAAKIRDAMKAIKNNEVEPSNHEHQGC
- a CDS encoding ATP-dependent Clp protease ATP-binding subunit; this encodes MNDRFTENARDAINSATDTAYRLSHNYIGTEHLLIGLLRVDGVASKVLEANGVDEEKVLELVNQLIAPNTTVNTLGSNGFTGRAKNIIEQSGREARRMNASLIGTEHILIALIKESDCIAVRLLNTLGINIQKLYMDTLASTGVDINAAKSEYAMSKGKNKGKSQTPTLDQYSRNLTDYAKEGKLDPVIGREVEIQRVIQILSRRTKNNPCLVGEPGVGKTAIAEGLAQKIVDGDVPDTIKDKRVVTLDLSGMVAGSKYRGEFEERIKKVISEVMYDGNVLLFIDELHTIIGAGGAEGAIDASNILKPSLARGELQLIGATTRNEYRKYIEKDAALERRFQPVVVEEPSEEEAIKILKGLRTSYEAHHNVEILDEAIVAAVKLSSRYINDRYLPDKAIDVIDEAASKVRLSTYIASPKIKEMEEKIVALEEEKELAIKEEAFEKAGAIKKQQDKLRDNVSKLKIQEEKDREERKLIVSENEIADIISGWTKIPVQKLEEGESERLLKLEGILHERVVGQKEAVSAVAKAIRRGRVGLKDPNRPIGSFLFLGPTGVGKTELSKTLAEAMFGNENAMIRVDMSEYMEKHSVSKMIGSPPGYVGYDEGGQLSEKVRQNPYSVILFDEIEKAHPDVFNILLQVLDDGHITDAQGRKVSFKNTIIIMTSNAGASSIIEPKKLGFSTVTDESADYKRMKDGVMEEVKRIFKPEFINRIDEIIVFHALSKDDIKKIVTIMSGSIIKRCKQQMDITLKITDEALNYLSEKGYDNKYGARPLRRAIQTHIEDMLAEKILEGQVNAGDTVTIDRKDDELKFTTRRKRAKKIEA